In Bordetella genomosp. 10, the genomic window CGATCCAGACCGACGACGGCATCACCGGGCATTCCTTCCTGGGCTCCGCCTATTGGCCGGCCGACATGGACGGCGCCAACATCGTCAAGTACCTCAAGCCCATCCTCATGGGCCAGGACCCGCTGGACCGCGAACGCCTGTTCCAGGCCATGTGGCGCCGCGTGCGCACGTCCAACGTGCGCACCATCGGCGCCTGCGACGTCGCGCTGTGGGACATCGCGGGCAAGGCGGCGGGCCTGCCCATCCACCGCCTGATCGGCGGTTTCCGCGACAAGATCAAGGCCTACGCCAGCTCGATGATTCTCGATTCGGCCGAGGAATACGCAGAGGAAGCCCTGCTCTACCAGTCCCGGAACTGGGCCGCCTACAAGATCCATCCGCCGCATCCCTGGCAGGAGGACATCCGCGTGTGCCAGGCCGTGCGGCGCGCGGTGGGCGACGACTACCTGCTGATGCTGGACGCCGCCTGGGCCTACCAATATCCGGAAGCCGTGCGCGTGGGGCGCGCGATCGAGGATCTCAACTATTACTGGTACGAAGATCCATTGCAGGATTCGGACCTGTACAACTACGTGAAGCTGAAGCAGCAGTTGCACATTCCCATCATGGCCACCGAAGCGCCGGCCGCCGGCCTGGATTCCTACGTCCCGTGGATCCAGCAGAGCGCCACCGATTTCCTGCGCGGCGACGTGCCGAACAAGGGCGGCATCACCAATATGCTGAAGACGGCGCACCTGGCCGAAGCCTTCCGCATGAACTACGAAATCCATCACGGCGGCAACTCGCTCAACAACCTGGCGCAGTTGCACGTCGCCATGGCCTTGAAGAACACGGAGTACTTCGAGGTGCTGCTGCCCGGCGGCGCGCAGAAGTACGGCATGGCCGAGGACATCGAGCCCGACGCCGACGGCTATGTCCACGCGCCGCAAGGCCCGGGACTGGGCGCCAACATCGATTTCGAGCTGATCGAGCGGAAGCGCATCGCGGTGTTGTAAGGGACAGGCGCGGCGGCGCGGGACCGGGCTGGTCCCCCGGCGCCGCGCCTGCCGGCCGCCCCGCGCGGCCGCCGACGGCTATGCCCTCGCCCGGGGCGGCTCGTGCAAGGCCACGATATCCGTCAGCCCATCGACCGCCGGATAGATTTCCATCACGACCGGATCATGCCCGGGAACGATGTGTTCCTCGCTGTCGGCCGCCGCGCGCAGGCGCCCATAGCCCGCCAGCATGTCGGCGGTGTTGTAGACGATGGGAAATGGCCGCGCATGCGCCATGTTCTCGTAGTAGTGACTGGCGTCCGACGCCAGCACCACCCAGCCCCGCCGCGTGCGCACGCGCAGGGACTGCAGGCCCTTGGTGTGGCCGCCTATCTTCAGCAACTGCAATCCGGGCGTGATCGCGCCGTCGCCGTCGTGGAAAACCACGCGGTCCTCGTAGACCCGCCGCAGCAGCGTGACGACGTCCTCCACCTCGTAGGCGTGGCGCAGCGGTTCGTGGCACATGCAGCGCCCCGTGGCGTAGTCCATCTCGCCGTCCTGCACGTGGAAGCGGGCGCGCGGCAACTTGTCCAGGTTGCCGGCGTGGTCGTAGTGCAGATGGGTCACCACCACGTCGTCGACGTCTTCCGGGCTGACGCCCAGCGCACCCAGGGCCTCGATGGGACAGCGCATCCATTCGCGGCGCCGGCGCGCCGCCGTGGCCGCGCTGAAGCCGGTATCCACCAGCGCCACGTGGCCCGGCGCGCGCAACAGCCAGACGAAGAAATCCATGGGCATGGGCCCTTCGTGCGGATCGCCGCCGAGAAAGTTGTCGCGCCGCCGGCGCGGCATGCGGGCATAGCGCAGCGCGTAGATCTCGTATTCCACTTCACACCCCCAGGTAGGCTTTGCGCACGAAGGGATCGGCCAGCAGCTCGGCGCCCTGCCCGGCCCGCACGATCTCGCCGTGCTCCAGCGCGTAGGCCTGGTGCGACAGGCGCAGGGCCAGCCGCGCATTCTGCTCCACCAGGATGATGGCGAGCTGCTTTTCCCGGTTGATGCGCTCGATGGCCGCCGCGATCTCGCCCACGATCTTGGGCGCGATGCCCAGCGACGGCTCGTCCAGCATCAACAGGCGCGGATTGGCCATCATGGCGCGGCCGATGGCCACCATCTGCTGCTCGCCGCCCGACAGCGATCCCGCCAGTTGGGCGCGGCGTTCCAGCACCCGCGGGAACAAGGCATAGATCTCGTCCAGCGTGCGCTTGCGCAGCGCGCTGGACCGCACGGCATGGGCGCCGGCCAGCAGGTTGTCCTGCACCGACATGCGGCCGAACAGGCGGCGCCCTTCCGGCGACAGCGCGAGGCCGCCGGCCACCCGCGCCGCGGGCGGCAGCGTCGTGATGTCGCGGCCGTCCAGGCGGATGCGGCCGGACGCGGCCGGCGCCAGGCCGATCACCGCCTTCAGCGACGAGCTCTTGCCCGCGCCGTTGGAGCCGATCAGCGCCACGATCTGCCCGGCCTGCACCTGGAAGCTGGCCGCGCGCACCGCTTCCAGGCGGCCGTAGCGCACGGTAAGGTTGTCGACTTCAAGCATGGGCATAGTCGGGCGCTCCCAGGTAGGCCTCGATCACGGCCGGGTCGGCGCGCACCTCGGCCGGCGCGCCCTCGGCGATTTTCTCGCCCTGCACCAGCACCACGATGCGATGGCACAGGGCCATGACCAGCGCCATGTGATGCTCGACCAGTAGCAGAGTCAGGCCCTGCTGGTCGCGCAGGCGCTGGAGCAGGCGGCCGAGCTCGTTGCATTCCTCATGATTGAGCCCGGCCGCCGGCTCGTCCAGCAACAGCATGCGCGGCCGCGCCGCCAGGGCCACGGCGATGCCCAGTTTCTTCTGCAGGCCATAGGCCAGGCTGCCCGCCGGCGCATCGGCCCAGGCCGACAGGTCCGTCAGGTCGAGCAAGGCCTGGATCTCGCCGCGCACCTGGTCGGCCCGCAACAGGCCCTCCGCCCGGCCGCCGCGGCGCCGCAGCACGGTGCCGGCGATGCGCGGCAGCAGGCCGCGATAGACGTTCTCGGCCACGGACACGTCCGCATAGGTGGCCGCCGACTGGAAGGTGCGCACCAGGCCGTGCCCCACGGCGCGGCTCGGCGGGCCGCCGGTGAGGTCGACGCCGTTGAAGCGCACCCGTCCCGAACTGGCCGGCAGCGTGCCGCTGATGACGTTGAAGGCCGTCGTCTTGCCGGCGCCGTTGGGACCGATCAGGCCGACGATCTCCCCCGCGTCCACCGAGAACGACAAATCGCGCAAGGCCGCCAGGCCGCCGAAACGGCGCGACAGCTTGTCTACTTGCAGCAAGGCGCTCGTCATGCCCGCTCCTTGGAAAAACGCGCGCGCAGGCGCGCCGGCAGGCTGGCGAGCCCGCCCGGCAGAAAGCGCAGGATCAGGATCAGCGCCGCGCCGTAGAAAATGTGCTGGGTCTGCACGGCGCCGCGGAACAGCTCCGGCAACGGCGTCAGCACCATGGCGCCCACCAGCGGCCCCCAGATCGAGCGGCGGCCGCCGATCACCAGCATGATGATGTAGCCCACCGAAATGCCGGTGTTGAAGGATTCCGGCGACACGTAGCCGATATAGCGCGACTGCAACGCGCCGCCGGCGGCCGCCAGCAGGCAGCCGCCGATGAAGGCCAGCACCTGGATGCGGTGCACGTTCAGGCCCGTGGCTTCGGCCAGGGCCGGATTGTCCGCCACGGCGTCGATGGCGTGGCCCAGGGGCCGCTTGAACAGGCGCGCCAGCGCCCAGGTCGACGCCAGCGCGGCCGCCAGCGCTAGGCCATAGAAGCGGGCCCGCGTATCGAACACGAAGCCGGGCACGGACACCGGGCCGATGCCGGCGATGCCATTGGCGCCGCCGGTCAGGGCCGCGCCGTCGAGCAGCGCCAGGCGCAGCAGTTCGCCGAACGCGAACGTGACCAGGACGAAATACACCCCGCGCAGGCGCAGGATGGCCCATCCCAGCAGCAAGGCCACCAGCCCGGCCGCCAGCGCCCCCAGCACGGCGGCGGGCAGGAACGACCATTGCCACAGCCGGTCCGCCAGCACCGAGATGTAGGCGCCGATGGCGACGAAGGCGGCATGGCCCAGCGACAACTGGCCGCAGCGCGCGATCAGCGCCAGGCCGCACACCATCACGGCGTTCAGGCAGGTCAGGATGGCCAGGTGCAGCACGAAGGGACCGCCGAACCACGGCAGCACGGCCAGGATCGCCAGCAGCGCCAGGCCCGCGCGCGCGGCGCGGCCGCGCCGGCTGCCCGCCGGGGCGGGGAAAACGAGCGTATTCATATCAGGCTTCTCCCCGGCCCAGCAGCCCCTTGGGCCGCGCCACGAGCATCACGATGACGATGGCGAAGATCAGCATGTCCGCCGTGCTGCCCGACAGCAGCAGGCTGGCGTAGCTCTCCACCAGTCCCAGCAGCAGGCCCGCCGCCGCCGCGCCCGGGATGCTGCCCAGGCCGCCCAGGATCACCACGATGAAGGCCTTCAGCAGCGGCGCCGCGCCGACGAAGGGCGACACCGAGAACAGCGGCGCCATCAGCGCGCCGGCCACCGCCGCCAGGCCCACGCCCAGGCCGAAGCCCAGGGGGTAGTAGATGCGCGAACGGATGCCCTGGATGGCGGCGATCTCCGTGTCCTCCACCACCGCGCGCAAGGCGCGGCCCGGACGCGAATAGCGCAGGAAACCATAGAGCAGCGCCAGCACCACGCAGGCGAACAGCACCACGTACAGCCGCGCGGTCGGGATCACCACCTTGCCCAGGCGCGTCACTCCCTCGGCCACCGGCGGCATGGACAAGGGGTCGGGCCCGAACCACATCAGGGCCGCGTTCTGCAGGATCATGGCCAGGCCGATGGTGGCGATCATGCCGTTGAGTTCATCGCGCCGGAACGGCTGCAGGACGCCCCATTCCAGCAGCGCCCCGCCGGCCACCGCGCCGGCGAAGGTCAGGGCCACCGCCGCCATGAAGGGCAGCTCCAGCGATCCGGTCAGGAAGTAGGCGCCGAAGGCGCCCAGCATGTAGAACTCGCCGTGGGCGAAGTTCACCATGCGCATCACCCCGAAGACCAGGGTGAAGCCCACCGCCATCAGCAGGTACAGCAGACCGACGATCAGCCCGTTGACCGTCGCCTGGGTTGCCAATAGAGTCCAGTCCACATGCGCCTCACTGGCAGCCGGCCACCGTGCAGCGGGCGCGGATGACTTCCTTGCCATCCACGACCTCGGCCACGTAGAACGGCGCGTCGAGTTGATGATCGATGCCGTACATGGCCTTGCCGGTCCAGTTCAGCTTGCCCAGCGCGCCTTCGTAGCCGCTGATCTTTTCCAGCTCCTTGCGCACCTTGTCGGTGTCGGTGACCGTGCCGGCGCGGCGCATGGCCTCGAACAGCAGGTTGGTGCCGTCGTAGAAGGCCGGGCTGAAGCCGTTCATCGGCTGCTTGTATTTGGCGGCGTAGAGCGCCGCATAGGCCTTGGTCGAAGCCAGCTCCGGATCGATGGGGGTATGCACGAACATGCCCTGGGTCGCCGACTTGCCCGCCACGTTGACGATTTCCTGGGTGGCCGGGCCGCCGGTGCGCACGATCCTGCCGGTATAGCCCAGCTCGCGCGCCTGCTTGACGATCATGCCCGCCGTGGCCGGCGAGTTGCCGTCCAGTTCGATGGCGTCGATGCCGCTGGCCAGCATGCGCGTGAGCATGGGCACGAAGTCGACGCGGTCGCGCTCGAAGAATTCCTTGATGGCCAGGTCGGCGCCCGCCTTCTTGTAGGCGCCCGTCAGGTCTTGCGCGATCTGCTGTCCGGTCTCGTCATTGGGAAACAGCGCGCCGACCTTCTTGAGGCCTTCGTGCTTGACCAGCCAGTCGATCTGCGGCTGCGAGACCTCCGCCGTCGTGACGTTGGGACGGAAGGTATAGGGCTTGTCCGCCGCCAGCGCCTTGGCGGTAAAGCCCAGCGTCATCAGGATGACGCCGTTCTTTTCCGTGATCGGCTGGATGGCCAGCACGGGCGCCGATCCCACGGGACCGATGATGTACTTGACCTTGTCCTCGAACACCAGGCGATTGGCCACGGTCACGGCTTCGTTGGCCTGGTACTTGTCGTCGTAGGCGACGACCTTGACCTGGTACTTCTTGCCGCCGACCTCCAGGCCGCCCGCCTTGTTGACCTGGTCGGCGGCGATCTCCGCGGCGTTCTTCATGCCCTGGCCCCAGGCCGCGCCCGCCCCCGACAGGGTGACGAGGGCGCCCAGCGTGAGCGTGTCCTGCGATTGCGCATGCGCCTGCGGCGCGGCGGCGATGGACAGGGCCGCGATCAGGCCCGCGAGGGTATGTTTCTTCATGGTGTCGTCTCCTGGTGGTTGTAGTTTCTGGTGATCGTGGGTCTTGCCGGTCGTGGACTTCGCGCCGTGCCGCTCAGCCCGCGCCGCGGGCGTGTATGCGGTCCAGCACCGGCAGCAGGTAGCGCCGGAACTGGACCGGGTTTTCGCTCATGGGGAAATGGCCCAGCTCGCGCATCACCGTGACCTCGGCGCCGGGAATGCCCGCCGCCGTGCGTTCGGTGTCTTGCGGCGAGCAGGAAAAGTCGTATTCCCCGGTCATCAGGTAAAGCGGGCACAGGTCCGTGCGGATGCCGCCCAGGCGCCCGCGCAGGTCGCTATCCACCCGATAGAAATGCAGGTCGCCGCGAAACACGCCGGGACCGCCCTGCATGTACTGCCACAGCGTTTCGTGGCGATGCTCGGCGGGCGATTGCGGTGCGACCAGCCCCGACACCAGCGCCGCGCAGACCTCTCCGCCATGCACGTCCGGACGATGCAGCCAACTGGTGTCGTACCACGGCTGCTGGTGATCGGCCGCCTCCACGCCGATCAAGGCGCGGAAGTAGTCGCTGTGCCGGTTGGCGAGCTCCAGCACGATGCGCCCGCCGATCGAGCAGCCGATCAGGGCCGGCGCGTCCAGGTCCAGCGCCTGGCAGAAAGCCATGACGATGGCCACGTAGCGATCGGTCGTCAGCAGGTACTCGCCGTCCTGCCAACCCGCCGGCGGATAGGACTTGCCGTGCCACGGCAGGTCGAAGGCGATGACGCGAAAGCGGCTGGTCACGGCCTCGTCGCACAGCATGTGGCGGTATTGCCGGCCGTCGGCGCCGGCCGTGTGCAGGCAGACCAGCGGAATGCCCTGGCCGGCTTCCTCGAAATAGACGCGATGCGGCTGGCCGTCCACCTCCATGTGCAGATAGCGGCCGACGATGGGTTCGATGCGCGCGCGCCTGCCGGGTTTGCCCAGCATGCCTTGCCGCGATGAATGATCGGTCATTGGCCTGCCCTCCTGCCGCCGCGCGGCTGCTTCTCCGACGGAGGATGCGCGCCCGGCGCGGCCTCCCGGCCCAGGGCCAGCATGTCTTTCACGAATTGCAGGTTGGCCATCAGCGGCTGCAGATTGCCGTCGATGCGCAAGGCGCCGCGCTTGCTCAGGGCGAAGATGTCGTGCCAGCCCGGCGCCGGCACGGCTTCCCAGAAGCGCCGCCACGTCCCGGCATCGGCGCTGAAGGCGAAATCCCAGGAGTCCAGCGGCCGCGCGGCCACCGCGGCATCGACGACCCTGCCCTCGCGCACCGACACGTGCACCGGCGTGGCGTCGAAGCGCACCAGCATTTCCACGTCGCACCGGCGCGGCCGGGCATAGTCCCGCGCCACGGCGATGAAACGCGCCGCCAGCCTCGCGCCGGCGTCCTGCTCCTTGCTTGTCTCCATCCTCGTCATCCTCAAGGGTCTTATTGCAAGGTCGCCATGCCGCTGGCCTTGACCGCCTTGCCCCATTTGGCCGTCTCTTCCTGCATGAACGCGGCGAATTCACGAGGCGTGCTGTTGACCACTTCGCCGCCCAGGTCCTCGATGCGGCGCTGCATGTCCGGCGTGGCGACGATGGCCGAGACGTCCTCGTAGATGCGCTGCTGCAGCGCCGGCTTGATGGAGGCCGGCGCCAGCAGCCCGAACCACGTGGCGGCCTCGAAGCCCGGCATGCCCGCCTCCGCGAAGGTGGGCACGTCGGCCAGCGCCTGGACCCGCTTGCCGTTGGCCACCGCCAGCGCGCGCAGCTTGCCGGAATGAATCAGCGGCAAGGCCGAGGTGATGGTGGCGAGCATCATCTGCACCTGGCCGCCGACCAGGTCGGTGAAGGCCGGCGCATCGCCGCGGTACGGCACGTGGGTGATGGCCGTATGGGTGGCGATCTTGAACAGTTCGCCGCTGAGGTGTTGCGCCGTGCCGTTGCCCGGCGAGGCGAAATTGACGCCGGCCCCGTCCTTGCGCAGATACGCCAGGAATTCCGGCAGCGTCTTGGCCGGCACCGAGGGATTGACCACCAGCACCAGCGGCACCTTGGTCACCAGCGTGATCGGCGCGAAGTCCTTGACCGGGTCGTAGTTGAGCTTGCCGTAGATATGGCCGCTGATGGTGTGCGCCGACGTCGTCATGAACAGCGTATAGCCGTCGCCCGCGGCGCGCGCCACGGTGCCCGCGCCTATGGTGGTGCCCGCGCCCGCGCGGTTCTCCACGATCACCGATTGCTTCCACGCGCCCGTCAACTTCTCCGCGATGGCGCGCGCCACGACGTCGGTGGCGCCGCCCGCCGGATACGGCACGACCAGGGTCACCGGCTTGGACGGATAGTTGTCGGCGCGGGCCGGGGCCGCGGGCATCAGCGCCATGCCCAGGACGGCGCACGCGGCGGCCAGCAGGCCGCGGCGCGAGGCGCACGAGCGCTTGCCGCCGCCGCGTTGGACGGACTGGGCGGCCTGCGCGCGCGCCGTCACGATGTGCCCATGATTGTGTTTCATCGAGTGGTCTCCTCTTGTTTTCGATGAATGGTTTGTATATTCTGTGTGTTCTGTTCTACAGAACATGTATTCTATTTTATAACCTTTTCGACGTTTTCGATTTCGGCGCGACCTTGGTTTTCGATTGGGGTTTTCCCTTGCCGGTCCTCTCCGAGGATCGGCATGCCTCGTCGAAACAGCCGCCATCCAGGCCGCTACGCAGCGCCCTATCCACTGGAAGAGACACAGATGCCGCAGACTCCCTCCCAAACGAAATCCCTGCTGATCGACGGGCGCTGGACCCCGGCCGCGCAGACCTTCGCCTCCGTCAACCCCGCCAACGGCGCTGCCAATTTCGATATCGGCGCGGCCGACGCCGCCCAGGTCGACGCGGCCGTGGACAGCGCCTGGCGCGCGGTGCGCCAGAAGGCCTGGCGCGACATGCTGCCGCACCAGCGTGCGGCATTGCTGCGCCGCATGGCCGACGGCATCGACGCCAACGCCGAACTGCTGGCGCGCCTGCAGATGATCGAGAACGGCAAGGTCTGGCACGAATGCAAGGCGCAGGTGGCCAGCGCCGCCGCGACCTTCCGGTACTACGCCGGGGTCTGCGAAACCGTGACCGCCGAGGTCACGCCGCCGCGCGGCAACTACCTGTCGATGACGCAGTACGAACCCTATGGCGTCATCGTCGCCATCACGCCGTGGAACTCGCCCCTGACCATGGAGGCGCAGAAGGTCGCGCCGGCGCTGGCCGCCGGCAACGCCGTCATCCTCAAGCCTTCCGAAGTGACCTCGTCGCCGGCGCTGGAGCTGGGCCGCATCGCGCTGGAGGCCGGCCTGCCGCCGGGCATCCTCAATGTGGTCACCGGCCTGGGCAGCGGCGCCGGCAAGCTGCTGGTCGAGCATCCGGGCGTGCGCATGGTGTCCTTCACCGGCGGCACCGCCAGCGGCCGCGCCATCGCGCGCACGGCGGCCGACAAGCTGATGCCGGTGGCGCTGGAACTGGGCGGCAAGTCGCCGCACATCGTCTGCGCCGACGCCGACCTGGACGCGGCCGTCGAGGGCGTGATCGGCGGCATCTTCGAAGGCAGCGGCCAATCCTGCGTGGCCGGTTCGCGCCTATACGTGCAGCGCTCGGTGCAGCAGGCCTTTTTGGAAAAGCTGCTGGCGCGGGCGCGCGCCATACGGGTCGACCAGCCCGACGCGCAAGGCGCCGGCATGGGCCCCATCGCCTCCTTCGCGCATCGCGAGAAAATCGAATCCATGGTCGCCAGCGCATTGCACGACGGCGGCGAGATCCTCACCGGCGGACAGCGGCCCGAGGACGACCGCCTGGCGCAGGGCGCGTTCTACCTGCCCACCGTGATCGGCGGACTCAAGCCCGACGCCCACGTGGTGCGCGAGGAAATCTTCGGCCCCGTGCTGTGCGCCCTGCCCTTCGACGACGAGGACGACCTGATCGCGCAGGCCAACGACAGCGTCTACGGCCTGGCCTCGGGCATCTGGACCGCCGACTATCGCCGCGCATGGCGCGTGGCGCGCCAACTGGAAGCGGGCAGCGTCTGGATCAACACCTACAAGCAGTTGTCGATTTCCACGCCTTTCGGCGGCTTCAAGCAAAGCGGCATCGGGCGCGAGAAAGGCATCGGCGGCCTGCGCCTGTACCAGCAATCCAAGGGCATCTACTTCGCCATGTGAGCCATGGCGCGGCGCGCGCCGCCCGGCGCATCGATACCCCTATCCTTCATCACCGGAGACCAAACATGCATCGTTTTACCCGCGTCGGCTTCATCGGCCTGGGCGTGATGGGCGAGCCCATCTGCCGCAACCTGGCGCAGAAATGCGGCCTGCCCGTGCTGGGCTGCGACACGAACCCCGAACCGCTCGCCCGCCTGGCGCCGCACGGCGTGCAGGCGGCCGACGTCGCCACGCTCGCGCGCGAGTGCGACATCATCTTCCTGTCCCTGCCGTCCGGCGAGGTGGTGGAAAAACTGGCGCGCGGCACGGATGGCACGAACGGCCTGCTCGCCGTCTGCCGCCCCGGCCAGGTCATCGTCGACACCAGCACCTCGCCGGTGGACACCACGCGCAAGCTGTCGGCCGAATTCGCCGAACGCCAGGCCGTCTTCATCGACGCGCCGGTGGCGCGCACGCGGGCGGCGGCGGAAGCGGGCACGCTGTCGGTCATGGTCGGCGCCGAGCCCGCGGTGTTCGAACAGGTCCGTCCGCTGATCGCGACCTACGCCAATGAAATCACCTTGTGCGGCGGCGTCGGCAGCGGCCAGGTGGTCAAGATCCTCAACAACATGGTGCTGTTCGAGACGGTCACCGCCCTGTCGGAGGCGCGCGGCATCGCGCGCCGCGCCGGCGTCGATCCCAAGGTGATCCTGGAGACCTTCACGCTGGGTTCGGCCGACAGCTTCGCGTTGCGCAACCATGGCTTAAAGGCTATGCTGCCGGGTGAATTTCCCGAGAAAGCGTTCCCTGTCAGCTACGCGCGCAAGGACTTGAACTACGCGCTGCGGCTGGCCGAACAAACGGGCATCCCGGCGCACGGCGCCCGCAACGTGGACCAGTGGTTCGAGGCGGCCCTGGCGCGTGGCCTGGGCGACCGGTACTGGCCCGTCATCAGCCGCGTGATCGATGACGAGGATGGCGCGGCGCCGTGAACGCGGGCTCGGGCCAACCGCCCTGACCATCGCCCCATCCGCCTCATGAGCCGTAGCGCCCCCCAGGACAATACCGACGGCGTGGCCGCCGTCGAACGCGCCCTGTCCATCGTCGATGCCATCGCCCAACGCACCGAGCCCATCGGTCTCGCCGACCTGTCGCGCGCGACCGGGTTCTACAAGAGCACCTTGCTGCGGCTGATCGCCTCGCTGGAAAAGGCCAACCTGGTGGTGCGGCGCGCGGATGGGCGTTATGCCTTGGGACTCTACGCCCATCAACTGGGACGCGCCTACGAGGCCACCTATCGCCTGGCCGAAACCCTGCAGCCCCTGCTGCAAGGCCTGGTCGACCAGGGCACGGAAAGCGCGTCCTTCCATGCCTATCACGACCCGCGCTCGCGCATCTGCCTGCTGCGCGTCGATTCCCATCATTCGACGCTGGACCGCATCCGTCCGGGCGACCTGCTGCCGCTCGACAAGGGCGCGGCGGGCAAGCTGCTCACCGCCTACCTCGTGCGCGGCGAAAGCGTGGAAACCGCCGGCCTGATCCTGACGTCCATGGGCGAGCGCGATCCGAGCTGCGCGGCGGTGGCTAGTCCCGTGTTCGGCCCGGACGATGAAATGCGCGGCGCGATTTCCCTGTCCGGCCCGAAGGAACGCTACACCCCGGCGTCCATCAAGAAGATGTCCAGGCTGCTGCTCGAAAGCGCCGCCCGCGCCACCCGGGCCCTGGGTGGCCGCTGGCCGGGCTGAGGCGAGGCGCTCGCGTCGCCGCGCCGCGGCATGGCGCGCGGGTTCCATCGTTCCCTCGCCATGGGACCACAAATGCTGCGTCGCACAATAAATGTTGAGAGACTAGCGTTCTTATAAGCTGTATAGTCGTTTCAAAATTTATATACCGCATATTCAATATTTAGGACATGCGGCAAGATTCATCCGAGACAACCCATCCCAGATGGCCAGGCGCGGCGCGCCGGCGGCCATCCCCCAACCGCCGTTCCCCCGCGGCCTACCGACATGCAGCAACTATCCGCCTTGCGTCCCGCCCTTCCGATACTCCTGGGGGCGGCGGTCATGCTCAGCCTTTCCATGGGCATGCGCCAGAGCCTGGGGATATTCGTACCGCCGCTGACGCACGACCTGGGCATCTCCGTCAGCGACTTCACCATCGCCATTTCGGTGCAGAACCTCGCCTGGGGCATGCTGCAGCCCATCGCGGGCGCCCTGGTGCCGCGCATCGGTTTTCGTCCCCTGCTGGTCAGCGGCGCCCTGCTCTTCCTGCTGGGCCTGGTGCTGATGGCCTGCGCGCATGGCCTGCCGCTGGTCATCCTGGGCGCTGGCGTCTGCATCGGCGCGGCCCTGGCGGCGACCGGCAGCAGCATGGCGATGGCCGTCTCGGTGCGTCCCGTGTCGGTGGCGCAGCGCAGCCTGGTGCTGGGCCTGGTGTCCTCCTTCGGCTCGCTGGGCGCGATGATCGCGGCGCCGCTGGGCCAGGAGATCATGCAGCACTGGCACTGGCGCGTCGGCACGCTGTCCTTCATCGTCCTGGCCGTGGTCATGGTGCCGGCCGCCTGGTTCGCCGGCCGGGTCGACCGGCTGCCGCGCCCGGCGGCGCCGCGCGCCGCCAACGGCTCGGAGCTGACGGCGCCGCAGGTGCTCAGCATGGCCTTGCGCAACGGACCGTTCGTGATCATGGCGCTGGCGTATTTCGTCTGCGGCATGCAACTGGTCTTCCTGACCACACACCTGCCCACCTATCTCGATATCTGCGGCATGGATCCCATGCTGTCGGCCAAGGCGCTGGCCACCATCGGCGGTTTCAACGCCCTGGGCAGCCTGTTCTTCGGCTGGGCGGGCGGCCGCTGGAACAAGCAGGCGCTGCTGGGCATGATCTACGTCCTGCGTTCCCTGACGCTGGCCTGGTACTTCCATCACCTGCCCACGCCCGAGACCACGCTGGTCTTCGCGGCCATCATGGGCTTTCTCTGGCTGGGCGTGGTGCCCCTGGTGTCGGGCTGGATCGCCGAAACCTTCGGCCTGCGCTGGCAGGCCATGCTGATCGGGGTCGCGTTCTGCAGCCACCAACTGGGCAGCTTCACCGGCGCGATGGGCGGCGGCTACGTCTACGACCTGCTGCACAACTACGACCT contains:
- a CDS encoding Bug family tripartite tricarboxylate transporter substrate binding protein, translated to MKHNHGHIVTARAQAAQSVQRGGGKRSCASRRGLLAAACAVLGMALMPAAPARADNYPSKPVTLVVPYPAGGATDVVARAIAEKLTGAWKQSVIVENRAGAGTTIGAGTVARAAGDGYTLFMTTSAHTISGHIYGKLNYDPVKDFAPITLVTKVPLVLVVNPSVPAKTLPEFLAYLRKDGAGVNFASPGNGTAQHLSGELFKIATHTAITHVPYRGDAPAFTDLVGGQVQMMLATITSALPLIHSGKLRALAVANGKRVQALADVPTFAEAGMPGFEAATWFGLLAPASIKPALQQRIYEDVSAIVATPDMQRRIEDLGGEVVNSTPREFAAFMQEETAKWGKAVKASGMATLQ
- a CDS encoding aldehyde dehydrogenase; the protein is MPQTPSQTKSLLIDGRWTPAAQTFASVNPANGAANFDIGAADAAQVDAAVDSAWRAVRQKAWRDMLPHQRAALLRRMADGIDANAELLARLQMIENGKVWHECKAQVASAAATFRYYAGVCETVTAEVTPPRGNYLSMTQYEPYGVIVAITPWNSPLTMEAQKVAPALAAGNAVILKPSEVTSSPALELGRIALEAGLPPGILNVVTGLGSGAGKLLVEHPGVRMVSFTGGTASGRAIARTAADKLMPVALELGGKSPHIVCADADLDAAVEGVIGGIFEGSGQSCVAGSRLYVQRSVQQAFLEKLLARARAIRVDQPDAQGAGMGPIASFAHREKIESMVASALHDGGEILTGGQRPEDDRLAQGAFYLPTVIGGLKPDAHVVREEIFGPVLCALPFDDEDDLIAQANDSVYGLASGIWTADYRRAWRVARQLEAGSVWINTYKQLSISTPFGGFKQSGIGREKGIGGLRLYQQSKGIYFAM
- a CDS encoding NAD(P)-dependent oxidoreductase translates to MHRFTRVGFIGLGVMGEPICRNLAQKCGLPVLGCDTNPEPLARLAPHGVQAADVATLARECDIIFLSLPSGEVVEKLARGTDGTNGLLAVCRPGQVIVDTSTSPVDTTRKLSAEFAERQAVFIDAPVARTRAAAEAGTLSVMVGAEPAVFEQVRPLIATYANEITLCGGVGSGQVVKILNNMVLFETVTALSEARGIARRAGVDPKVILETFTLGSADSFALRNHGLKAMLPGEFPEKAFPVSYARKDLNYALRLAEQTGIPAHGARNVDQWFEAALARGLGDRYWPVISRVIDDEDGAAP
- a CDS encoding ABC transporter substrate-binding protein, producing MKKHTLAGLIAALSIAAAPQAHAQSQDTLTLGALVTLSGAGAAWGQGMKNAAEIAADQVNKAGGLEVGGKKYQVKVVAYDDKYQANEAVTVANRLVFEDKVKYIIGPVGSAPVLAIQPITEKNGVILMTLGFTAKALAADKPYTFRPNVTTAEVSQPQIDWLVKHEGLKKVGALFPNDETGQQIAQDLTGAYKKAGADLAIKEFFERDRVDFVPMLTRMLASGIDAIELDGNSPATAGMIVKQARELGYTGRIVRTGGPATQEIVNVAGKSATQGMFVHTPIDPELASTKAYAALYAAKYKQPMNGFSPAFYDGTNLLFEAMRRAGTVTDTDKVRKELEKISGYEGALGKLNWTGKAMYGIDHQLDAPFYVAEVVDGKEVIRARCTVAGCQ
- a CDS encoding IclR family transcriptional regulator; its protein translation is MSRSAPQDNTDGVAAVERALSIVDAIAQRTEPIGLADLSRATGFYKSTLLRLIASLEKANLVVRRADGRYALGLYAHQLGRAYEATYRLAETLQPLLQGLVDQGTESASFHAYHDPRSRICLLRVDSHHSTLDRIRPGDLLPLDKGAAGKLLTAYLVRGESVETAGLILTSMGERDPSCAAVASPVFGPDDEMRGAISLSGPKERYTPASIKKMSRLLLESAARATRALGGRWPG
- a CDS encoding alpha/beta fold hydrolase, which codes for MTDHSSRQGMLGKPGRRARIEPIVGRYLHMEVDGQPHRVYFEEAGQGIPLVCLHTAGADGRQYRHMLCDEAVTSRFRVIAFDLPWHGKSYPPAGWQDGEYLLTTDRYVAIVMAFCQALDLDAPALIGCSIGGRIVLELANRHSDYFRALIGVEAADHQQPWYDTSWLHRPDVHGGEVCAALVSGLVAPQSPAEHRHETLWQYMQGGPGVFRGDLHFYRVDSDLRGRLGGIRTDLCPLYLMTGEYDFSCSPQDTERTAAGIPGAEVTVMRELGHFPMSENPVQFRRYLLPVLDRIHARGAG